The following are encoded in a window of Gasterosteus aculeatus chromosome 5, fGasAcu3.hap1.1, whole genome shotgun sequence genomic DNA:
- the LOC120819768 gene encoding rho GTPase-activating protein 23-like isoform X22 has translation MTQAKGRRDGMVSSNENRRRPASSGEVEGVSWQGPRTIFVPKNSQGFGFTLRHFIVYPPESSLSIKDEENGNTSARAVCQRSRLEPMDTIFVKSVKDDGPAQQAGLCTGDRLVKVNGESILGKTYSQVIMLIQNSENILELSIMPKDEDVLQLVSAYSHDAYLKGNEPYSGVAQNLPAPPPLCYPSAPPHTPNRPPDNWQCRPGPVGSPLDNRLTAASAHPAPGWPGGPEDPAAPLAPSGRNRGRSSSTISALDFHFANHNAAIASATLPPPRKSSTQAPPRTHADALCHQALSDWYYSQADAAESMSPRHRSISQDCLAELGLGLALGPGPASTSAADKRRRETLQFHHQAAAASHDSYWLGGWGGVSAPGSRSCSESLLAAYAEYEHNYGRSVETLAQASALVSPLCQHSSHASQTLHFKEQKVPAVHQHKTTVMSPITASSTVPPSSRRSGQQVAEPQTRRVKEEEEGELVGYKSYSPSFSHKAGHLLQQAHSFREPGYSGPHLDWSPDSRGGSVDGELAAVPRAQSTPAPSASMEERARPGEDAELVSPGSLSQEVVLRQKPPSGRRTPVQAARLTHYAGNVESPESPGVEPTQGTPSPAGGPGTNRRANGSLAQHAYNSLASIPFIGSIKSRRSSYLLAITTERSKSCDEGLNTFREEGRVFSKLPKRVKSFFADGSLESLRVQEEARSKRHSTSELGTITFSDVRTEGWLHYKQILTEKGKKVGGGMRPWKRVFSVLRSHSLFLYKDKREAVLHGAGAGPSLDEHPPISIRGCLIDIAYSETKRKHTLRLTTQDFCEYLLQAEDRDDMLAWIRVIRENSKTDNEEIGFSRQALINKKLNDYRKHSLTGSKPDSSPKAHRMMPPFLLAKTDNTSVNRASRTEDNKALWGINLMKKAKKTSSPKAFGVRLEDCQPAVNHKFVPLIVEMCCGVVEETGLDYTGIYRVPGNNAMVSNLQEHLNKGMDINTAEERWQDLNVISSLLKSFFRKLPEPLFTDDKYNDFIDANRIEDAEDRLKTMKKLLHDLPDHYHHTLKFLVGHLKKVADHCELNKMEPRNLALVFGPTLVRTSEDNMTDMVTHMPDRYKIVETLILHHDWFFTTGELDEEEKAPEDKRDMQPVPNIDHLLSNIGRPGMPGEASDSTTSDSLKSKLSSLSKKDLSARDFLPKSIISAVTRKRKKCLSGHVQGGSADEDSEHEPVKTSNYGGGEGRGGEEEEDAGEEEAVKGEHAILKKDKRDKKEVGAKASEIAEGKDVLSGEEEGNRTSNGAKKESWRTTAPPLNATQQNLFRRPHHRIDATYPKPDPSHSRPRAPAREHSTIPLWICPTRVPSICPSGYGTQQPDWNQSAPVRYRKTRGGRTRAISMNVDLELCRSDERVRGWRAERVEVIRVIEGAPDQHGRVGVPQGSIVGPGSIQQMDPLPRRPLLSSSSAWTDLSSPGSHPVVLRRSAMDPRDKTRAWRRHTVVV, from the exons gaTGAAGAGAATGGAAACACAAGTGCAAGAG cAGTTTGTCAGCGGTCTCGCTTGGAGCCGATGGACACCATCTTTGTGAAGAGCGTGAAAGACGACGGGCCCGCGCAACAAGCCGGACTGTGTACAG GGGACAGGCTGGTGAAGGTCAATGGCgaaagcattctgggtaaaacCTACTCTCAAGTGATCATGCTCATCCAAAACAG TGAAAACATTCTGGAGCTCTCTATTATGCCCAAAGATGAGGATGTGTTGCAGTTGGTAAGT GCGTACTCCCACGATGCCTACCTGAAAGGCAATGAGCCGTATTCAGGCGTGGCCCAGAACCTGccggctccgccccctctctgctacccctccgcccccccacacacccccaacAGACCCCCCGACAACTGGCAGTGCAGACCGGGCCCCGTGGGCTCCCCGCTGGACAACCGCCTGACTGCCGCCTCCGCCCACCCCGCCCCCGGCTGGCCCGGGGGCCCCGAGGATCCCGCCGCCCCGCTTGCCCCGTCGGGCCGAAACCGAGGTCGCTCCTCTTCGACCATCAGCGCGCTGGACTTTCACTTTGCTAACCACAACGCTGCCATTGCCTCCGCTACGCTGCCTCCCCCGCGGAAGAGCAGCACGCAGGCCCCTCCCCGCACCCACGCCGACGCCCTCTGCCACCAGGCTCTGTCGGACTGGTACTACAGCCAGGCCGACGCCGCGGAGAGCATGTCCCCCCGCCACCGCAGTATATCCCAGGACTGTTTGGCGGAGCTGGGGCTGGGGTTGGCCCTCGGCCCCGGTCCCGCATCCACGAGCGCCGCCGACAAACGCAGAAGGGAAACCCTCCAGTTCCACCACCAGGCGGCCGCTGCGTCCCATGATTCCTATTGGTTGGGGGGTTGGGGCGGCGTATCAGCGCCGGGGAGCAGGTCCTGCTCAGAGAGCCTCCTGGCAGCGTACGCCGAGTACGAGCATAACTACGGCCGCTCTGTGGAGACGCTGGCTCAGGCCTCGGCGCTGGTGTCCCCGCTCTGCCAACACTCCTCACACGCGTCACAAACCTTACATTTCAAAGAGCAGAAAGTCCCGGCGGTGCATCAGCACAAAACCACGGTGATGTCCCCCATCACAGCCTCCTCCACAGTGCCTCCTAGCAGCAGGCGGTCAGGCCAGCAGGTCGCCGAACCCCAAACGCGGCgagtcaaagaagaagaagaaggagagctGGTGGGCTACAAAAGCTACAGCCCCTCTTTCAGCCACAAAGCCGGCCATCTCCTCCAGCAGGCGCACTCCTTCAGAGAGCCCGGCTACAGCGGGCCCCACCTCGACTGGAGCCCCGACAGCAGAGGCGGCTCCGTGGACGGCGAGCTCGCCGCGGTGCCCAGGGCCCAGTCTACCCCGGCGCCGTCTGCCTCGATGGAGGAGAGAGCCCGGCCGGGGGAGGACGCGGAGCTCGTCTCCCCCGGCTCCCTGAGTCAAGAGGTGGTCCTGAGGCAGAAGCCGCCCTCCGGCCGCCGAACCCCTGTCCAGGCCGCTCGACTGACCCACTACGCGGGAAACGTGGAGTCCCCAGAGTCCCCCGGGGTGGAGCCCACGCAAGGGACCCCGTCTCCAGCCGGGGGACCAGGCACCAACCGCAGGGCTAATGGTAGCCTGGCACAGCACGCTTACAACTCGCTGGCCTCTATTCCCTTCATAG gcAGTATTAAAAGTCGCCGCTCGTCTTACTTGCTGGCCATCACCACCGAGAGATCCAAGTCCTGTGACGAGGGTCTCAACACCTTCAGGGAAGAAGGCCGCGTCTTCTC TAAGCTGCCAAAAAGGGTCAAGAGCTTTTTCGCCGATGGG TCTCTGGAGAGTCTGCGAGTGCAGGAGGAGGCCCGGTCCAAACGCCACTCCACCTCTGAACTGGGAACCATCACCTTCAGTGACGTTCGCACGGAGGGCTGGCTGCACTACAAACAGATCCTCACGGAGAAGGGAAAG AAAGTGGGAGGCGGCATGCGACCGTGGAAGCGCGTCTTTTCCGTGCTGCGCTCGCATTCGCTCTTCCTCTACAAGGACAAGCGAGAGGCGGTCCTCCacggggcgggggcggggcctAGCCTGGACGAACACCCTCCGATTAGCATCCGCGGCTGCCTGATCGACATCGCCTACAGTGAAACCAAGCGGAAGCACACGCTGAGGCTGACCACGCAGGACTTCTGCGAGTACCTGCTGCAGGCCGAGGACAGGGACGACATGCTGGCCTGGATCAGGGTCATCAGGGAGAACAGCAAGACCGACAACGAG GAGATCGGCTTCTCAAGACAAGCCCTCATCAACAAGAAGCTGAATGACTACAGGAAACACAG TCTGACAGGCAGTAAGCCGGACTCTTCTCCCAAAGCCCACCGCATGATGCCCCCCTTCCTCCTGGCTAAGACCGACAACACCTCAGTGAACCGAGCCTCCAGAACCG agGACAACAAGGCGTTGTGGGGCATCAACCTCATGAAGAAGGCCAAGAAGACGAGCAGTCCGAAGGCTTTCGGCGTGCGGCTGGAGGACTGTCAGCCCGCTGTCAACCACAAA TTTGTCCCTCTCATCGTGGAGATGTGCTGTGGCGTGGTGGAGGAGACGGGGCTGGATTACACCGGTATCTACCGCGTGCCAGGCAACAACGCCATGGTGTCCAACCTTCAGGAGCATCTCAACAAGGGCATGGACATCAACACCGCTGAGGAG AGATGGCAGGACCTGAATGTAATCAGCAGCCTGCTCAAGTCCTTCTTCCGAAAACTGCCTGAGCCGCTGTTCACGGATG ACAAATACAACGACTTCATTGATGCCAACCGGATAGAAGACGCGGAGGACAGACTGAAGACCATGAAGAAACTG CTCCACGACCTCCCGGATCATTACCATCACACCCTGAAGTTCCTGGTGGGTCACCTCAAAAAGGTGGCCGATCACTGTGAACTCAACAAG ATGGAGCCGCGGAACCTGGCCCTGGTGTTTGGTCCCACTCTGGTGAGGACGTCGGAGGACAACATGACTGACATGGTCACACACATGCCTGACCGCTACAAGATAGTGGAGACGCTCATCCTGCAC CACGACTGGTTCTTCACTACCGGAGAGCTCgatgaagaggagaag gccccAGAAGACAAGCGCGACATGCAGCCGGTGCCCAACATCGACCACCTGCTGTCCAACATCGGCCGGCCCGGGATGCCAGGAGAGGCGTCAG ATTCCACCACCAGCGATTCACTTAAATCAAAG CTTTCTTCGCTCTCCAAGAAGGACCTGAGTGCCAGGGACTTCCTGCCCAAGTCCATCATCTCCGCTGTCACCCGCAAACGtaaaaaatgcctcagtggccaCGTGCAGGGCGGCAGCGCTGACGAGGACTCGGAGCATGAGCCGGTCAAAACCAGCAACTACGGGGGAGGAGAaggcaggggaggggaggaggaggaggatgcaggggaggaagaggcggtCAAGGGGGAGCATGCTAttctgaaaaaagacaaaagagataAAAAGGAAGTTGGGGCGAAAGCTAGCGAGATCGCTGAGGGCAAAGATGTGTtgtctggagaggaagaggggaacaGAACCAGCAATGGCGCCAAAAAGGAGAGCTGGCGAACAACCGCCCCGCCCTTAAATGCTACTCAACAAAACCTTTTCCGCCGTCCGCACCATCGGATCGATGCCACTTACCCGAAACCCGATCCTTCCCACTCGAGGCCTCGCGCTCCGGCCAGAGAACACTCCACAATCCCTCTCTGGATCTGCCCCACCAGGGTTCCCAGCATCTGCCCGTCGGGTTACGGGACCCAGCAGCCAGACTGGAACCAGTCGGCGCCAGTACGCTACCGGAAGACAAGAGGCGGGAGGACGAGGGCCATTTCCATGAATGTGGACCTGGAGCTGTGCAGGAGTGACGAAAGAGTCAGAGGGTGGAGAGCAGAGAGGGTGGAGGTGATCCGAGTCATTGAAGGAGCCCCCGATCAGCATGGACGTGTTGGGGTTCCTCAGGGATCGATTGTAGGTCCTGGGTCAATTCAACAAATGGATCCCCTTCCTCGtcgccctctcctctcctcttcctcagcctggACAGATCTAAGCTCCCCGGGATCTCACCCGGTGGTTCTGAGGCGATCGGCCATGGATCCTCGGGACAAGACGAGAGCGTGGCGCCGTCACACGGTGGTGGTTTAA
- the LOC120819768 gene encoding rho GTPase-activating protein 23-like isoform X14, with protein sequence MTQAKGRRDGMVSSNENRRRPASSGEVEGVSWQGPRTIFVPKNSQGFGFTLRHFIVYPPESSLSIKDEENGNTSARAVCQRSRLEPMDTIFVKSVKDDGPAQQAGLCTGDRLVKVNGESILGKTYSQVIMLIQNSENILELSIMPKDEDVLQLVSAYSHDAYLKGNEPYSGVAQNLPAPPPLCYPSAPPHTPNRPPDNWQCRPGPVGSPLDNRLTAASAHPAPGWPGGPEDPAAPLAPSGRNRGRSSSTISALDFHFANHNAAIASATLPPPRKSSTQAPPRTHADALCHQALSDWYYSQADAAESMSPRHRSISQDCLAELGLGLALGPGPASTSAADKRRRETLQFHHQAAAASHDSYWLGGWGGVSAPGSRSCSESLLAAYAEYEHNYGRSVETLAQASALVSPLCQHSSHASQTLHFKEQKVPAVHQHKTTVMSPITASSTVPPSSRRSGQQVAEPQTRRVKEEEEGELVGYKSYSPSFSHKAGHLLQQAHSFREPGYSGPHLDWSPDSRGGSVDGELAAVPRAQSTPAPSASMEERARPGEDAELVSPGSLSQEVVLRQKPPSGRRTPVQAARLTHYAGNVESPESPGVEPTQGTPSPAGGPGTNRRANGSLAQHAYNSLASIPFIDEPSGPSSDLQACYVPARSVVSSSQASTTLTSTSVPPTISSISPFVRLGSQDCSSIKSRRSSYLLAITTERSKSCDEGLNTFREEGRVFSKLPKRVKSFFADGSLESLRVQEEARSKRHSTSELGTITFSDVRTEGWLHYKQILTEKGKKVGGGMRPWKRVFSVLRSHSLFLYKDKREAVLHGAGAGPSLDEHPPISIRGCLIDIAYSETKRKHTLRLTTQDFCEYLLQAEDRDDMLAWIRVIRENSKTDNEEIGFSRQALINKKLNDYRKHSLTGSKPDSSPKAHRMMPPFLLAKTDNTSVNRASRTEDNKALWGINLMKKAKKTSSPKAFGVRLEDCQPAVNHKFVPLIVEMCCGVVEETGLDYTGIYRVPGNNAMVSNLQEHLNKGMDINTAEERWQDLNVISSLLKSFFRKLPEPLFTDDKYNDFIDANRIEDAEDRLKTMKKLLHDLPDHYHHTLKFLVGHLKKVADHCELNKMEPRNLALVFGPTLVRTSEDNMTDMVTHMPDRYKIVETLILHHDWFFTTGELDEEEKAPEDKRDMQPVPNIDHLLSNIGRPGMPGEASDSTTSDSLKSKLSSLSKKDLSARDFLPKSIISAVTRKRKKCLSGHVQGGSADEDSEHEPVKTSNYGGGEGRGGEEEEDAGEEEAVKGEHAILKKDKRDKKEVGAKASEIAEGKDVLSGEEEGNRTSNGAKKESWRTTAPPLNATQQNLFRRPHHRIDATYPKPDPSHSRPRAPAREHSTIPLWICPTRVPSICPSGYGTQQPDWNQSAPVRYRKTRGGRTRAISMNVDLELCRSDERVRGWRAERVEVIRVIEGAPDQHGRVGVPQGSIVGPGSIQQMDPLPRRPLLSSSSAWTDLSSPGSHPVVLRRSAMDPRDKTRAWRRHTVVV encoded by the exons gaTGAAGAGAATGGAAACACAAGTGCAAGAG cAGTTTGTCAGCGGTCTCGCTTGGAGCCGATGGACACCATCTTTGTGAAGAGCGTGAAAGACGACGGGCCCGCGCAACAAGCCGGACTGTGTACAG GGGACAGGCTGGTGAAGGTCAATGGCgaaagcattctgggtaaaacCTACTCTCAAGTGATCATGCTCATCCAAAACAG TGAAAACATTCTGGAGCTCTCTATTATGCCCAAAGATGAGGATGTGTTGCAGTTGGTAAGT GCGTACTCCCACGATGCCTACCTGAAAGGCAATGAGCCGTATTCAGGCGTGGCCCAGAACCTGccggctccgccccctctctgctacccctccgcccccccacacacccccaacAGACCCCCCGACAACTGGCAGTGCAGACCGGGCCCCGTGGGCTCCCCGCTGGACAACCGCCTGACTGCCGCCTCCGCCCACCCCGCCCCCGGCTGGCCCGGGGGCCCCGAGGATCCCGCCGCCCCGCTTGCCCCGTCGGGCCGAAACCGAGGTCGCTCCTCTTCGACCATCAGCGCGCTGGACTTTCACTTTGCTAACCACAACGCTGCCATTGCCTCCGCTACGCTGCCTCCCCCGCGGAAGAGCAGCACGCAGGCCCCTCCCCGCACCCACGCCGACGCCCTCTGCCACCAGGCTCTGTCGGACTGGTACTACAGCCAGGCCGACGCCGCGGAGAGCATGTCCCCCCGCCACCGCAGTATATCCCAGGACTGTTTGGCGGAGCTGGGGCTGGGGTTGGCCCTCGGCCCCGGTCCCGCATCCACGAGCGCCGCCGACAAACGCAGAAGGGAAACCCTCCAGTTCCACCACCAGGCGGCCGCTGCGTCCCATGATTCCTATTGGTTGGGGGGTTGGGGCGGCGTATCAGCGCCGGGGAGCAGGTCCTGCTCAGAGAGCCTCCTGGCAGCGTACGCCGAGTACGAGCATAACTACGGCCGCTCTGTGGAGACGCTGGCTCAGGCCTCGGCGCTGGTGTCCCCGCTCTGCCAACACTCCTCACACGCGTCACAAACCTTACATTTCAAAGAGCAGAAAGTCCCGGCGGTGCATCAGCACAAAACCACGGTGATGTCCCCCATCACAGCCTCCTCCACAGTGCCTCCTAGCAGCAGGCGGTCAGGCCAGCAGGTCGCCGAACCCCAAACGCGGCgagtcaaagaagaagaagaaggagagctGGTGGGCTACAAAAGCTACAGCCCCTCTTTCAGCCACAAAGCCGGCCATCTCCTCCAGCAGGCGCACTCCTTCAGAGAGCCCGGCTACAGCGGGCCCCACCTCGACTGGAGCCCCGACAGCAGAGGCGGCTCCGTGGACGGCGAGCTCGCCGCGGTGCCCAGGGCCCAGTCTACCCCGGCGCCGTCTGCCTCGATGGAGGAGAGAGCCCGGCCGGGGGAGGACGCGGAGCTCGTCTCCCCCGGCTCCCTGAGTCAAGAGGTGGTCCTGAGGCAGAAGCCGCCCTCCGGCCGCCGAACCCCTGTCCAGGCCGCTCGACTGACCCACTACGCGGGAAACGTGGAGTCCCCAGAGTCCCCCGGGGTGGAGCCCACGCAAGGGACCCCGTCTCCAGCCGGGGGACCAGGCACCAACCGCAGGGCTAATGGTAGCCTGGCACAGCACGCTTACAACTCGCTGGCCTCTATTCCCTTCATAG ATGAGCCCAGCGGTCCTAGTAGTGACCTACAGGCCTGCTATGTACCAGCCCGCTCTGTTGTGTCCAGTTCCCAGGCCTCCACCACCCTCACTTCCACCTCTGTCCCCCCCAcaatctcctccatctccccctttGTCCGACTTGGTTCTCAGGACTGCA gcAGTATTAAAAGTCGCCGCTCGTCTTACTTGCTGGCCATCACCACCGAGAGATCCAAGTCCTGTGACGAGGGTCTCAACACCTTCAGGGAAGAAGGCCGCGTCTTCTC TAAGCTGCCAAAAAGGGTCAAGAGCTTTTTCGCCGATGGG TCTCTGGAGAGTCTGCGAGTGCAGGAGGAGGCCCGGTCCAAACGCCACTCCACCTCTGAACTGGGAACCATCACCTTCAGTGACGTTCGCACGGAGGGCTGGCTGCACTACAAACAGATCCTCACGGAGAAGGGAAAG AAAGTGGGAGGCGGCATGCGACCGTGGAAGCGCGTCTTTTCCGTGCTGCGCTCGCATTCGCTCTTCCTCTACAAGGACAAGCGAGAGGCGGTCCTCCacggggcgggggcggggcctAGCCTGGACGAACACCCTCCGATTAGCATCCGCGGCTGCCTGATCGACATCGCCTACAGTGAAACCAAGCGGAAGCACACGCTGAGGCTGACCACGCAGGACTTCTGCGAGTACCTGCTGCAGGCCGAGGACAGGGACGACATGCTGGCCTGGATCAGGGTCATCAGGGAGAACAGCAAGACCGACAACGAG GAGATCGGCTTCTCAAGACAAGCCCTCATCAACAAGAAGCTGAATGACTACAGGAAACACAG TCTGACAGGCAGTAAGCCGGACTCTTCTCCCAAAGCCCACCGCATGATGCCCCCCTTCCTCCTGGCTAAGACCGACAACACCTCAGTGAACCGAGCCTCCAGAACCG agGACAACAAGGCGTTGTGGGGCATCAACCTCATGAAGAAGGCCAAGAAGACGAGCAGTCCGAAGGCTTTCGGCGTGCGGCTGGAGGACTGTCAGCCCGCTGTCAACCACAAA TTTGTCCCTCTCATCGTGGAGATGTGCTGTGGCGTGGTGGAGGAGACGGGGCTGGATTACACCGGTATCTACCGCGTGCCAGGCAACAACGCCATGGTGTCCAACCTTCAGGAGCATCTCAACAAGGGCATGGACATCAACACCGCTGAGGAG AGATGGCAGGACCTGAATGTAATCAGCAGCCTGCTCAAGTCCTTCTTCCGAAAACTGCCTGAGCCGCTGTTCACGGATG ACAAATACAACGACTTCATTGATGCCAACCGGATAGAAGACGCGGAGGACAGACTGAAGACCATGAAGAAACTG CTCCACGACCTCCCGGATCATTACCATCACACCCTGAAGTTCCTGGTGGGTCACCTCAAAAAGGTGGCCGATCACTGTGAACTCAACAAG ATGGAGCCGCGGAACCTGGCCCTGGTGTTTGGTCCCACTCTGGTGAGGACGTCGGAGGACAACATGACTGACATGGTCACACACATGCCTGACCGCTACAAGATAGTGGAGACGCTCATCCTGCAC CACGACTGGTTCTTCACTACCGGAGAGCTCgatgaagaggagaag gccccAGAAGACAAGCGCGACATGCAGCCGGTGCCCAACATCGACCACCTGCTGTCCAACATCGGCCGGCCCGGGATGCCAGGAGAGGCGTCAG ATTCCACCACCAGCGATTCACTTAAATCAAAG CTTTCTTCGCTCTCCAAGAAGGACCTGAGTGCCAGGGACTTCCTGCCCAAGTCCATCATCTCCGCTGTCACCCGCAAACGtaaaaaatgcctcagtggccaCGTGCAGGGCGGCAGCGCTGACGAGGACTCGGAGCATGAGCCGGTCAAAACCAGCAACTACGGGGGAGGAGAaggcaggggaggggaggaggaggaggatgcaggggaggaagaggcggtCAAGGGGGAGCATGCTAttctgaaaaaagacaaaagagataAAAAGGAAGTTGGGGCGAAAGCTAGCGAGATCGCTGAGGGCAAAGATGTGTtgtctggagaggaagaggggaacaGAACCAGCAATGGCGCCAAAAAGGAGAGCTGGCGAACAACCGCCCCGCCCTTAAATGCTACTCAACAAAACCTTTTCCGCCGTCCGCACCATCGGATCGATGCCACTTACCCGAAACCCGATCCTTCCCACTCGAGGCCTCGCGCTCCGGCCAGAGAACACTCCACAATCCCTCTCTGGATCTGCCCCACCAGGGTTCCCAGCATCTGCCCGTCGGGTTACGGGACCCAGCAGCCAGACTGGAACCAGTCGGCGCCAGTACGCTACCGGAAGACAAGAGGCGGGAGGACGAGGGCCATTTCCATGAATGTGGACCTGGAGCTGTGCAGGAGTGACGAAAGAGTCAGAGGGTGGAGAGCAGAGAGGGTGGAGGTGATCCGAGTCATTGAAGGAGCCCCCGATCAGCATGGACGTGTTGGGGTTCCTCAGGGATCGATTGTAGGTCCTGGGTCAATTCAACAAATGGATCCCCTTCCTCGtcgccctctcctctcctcttcctcagcctggACAGATCTAAGCTCCCCGGGATCTCACCCGGTGGTTCTGAGGCGATCGGCCATGGATCCTCGGGACAAGACGAGAGCGTGGCGCCGTCACACGGTGGTGGTTTAA